GAAGATCTTCACATTAACGCCTCACTGGACACAACCAGTTtcctcacatttatttagtaaGGATAAATGACCAAAACAGGATTCTGATAGTTAGAtccaaacatacaaacaaactgatTTTCTCTGTTCAGGTGAATCattacaacagcagcagttctgGCTTCTTTGAAGAGCGACTGGACTTTACTAAATCGTAACATAGACGCACGcccacatcaacacaaacatttgtcacTTTCCTTGGTCTTCAGGCCTGAATAATGAGCCTGAGATTTCCCCGTGTGGCTCTGATCAGAGAAAGTCAGATTCTGTGGGGTTTTCTGTGATTATAGAACCATGAAATGGATCCGATCCTGCTTTTCGAAGGGTTGTGGCTTTACAAGCAAACCCAATTAAtgtgttaccatgacaacattCAGGTCGTCGATGTGGGTTCAgtagaaaatgtttctttggTCAGGAAGTCCTCTTTTTCGTTTTCATCATTGTGCTACATATTTCCAGATTGTTGTCGCATAAATATTGGTTCTTCTTATCGGCATTGTAAAATAGGCtaataaacaatttaattaaCACGCTcttgtaatgttttttaaacaaacaaccTAAAACACAATGTTGGAGTCTCATTACAGATTTATTGGttataaaagcaaacaaaatacaaaataaataaggGGCATGTTGGTGAGACACATTCCTTATTAAAACTGTCAGTTCCAcagtttaaatgtcaaactagaCCGGGGCCAGTTCACAGCTGAACTTTTACTTTAGTGCTTGTTTTTCCCAGGCTGCAGTGCAGGAGGGACAGAGTTGACATGGATGGTTGAGTCTTTCACTGGATCCAAGAGAAAACAGTTTCCACAGTGAACGGGCCCAACTTTGCATAAGAACAAtaaacaaagcaacacaagacacaaacaacgctgatttgtccttttaatTCCCAACGAGTCTGACGATCAAAACCCAGAACAGACATGTTGATAGTAACAGATATGGCTGGACAAAATGTAACGGGGGGGCCAGATTTTCTCTGatggaaaataatttaaaagagaTTTGTGTTCCACAGTGTTAAGGTAATTTGATGCTAAACAGAAATTTGATGCTTCTGCATTTCATTTGAGTGGATTCACTCCCATTACTATTTCAGCCCAAATAAGCAAAACTCAACACAATACTGTAACGGAGAAatcccttaaaaaaaacatttcaatattcctttaacacattgaaataaGCGATTGAAACATAATTCATCGTTTTATAAAAAGCAGCCTGTACAAATGTCGCCAGCCCAACATCCTCAAAGGTGTGggttgtaaaataatatttctagTTGCATGAAACCAAAACGAGATGCACGTGTCCAGTTACACACTCACTGATTGGCTCAAAGGAGACATGCAGcttcacacaacaaacagacaaaccatGAAGGGTTGAGTCCTGGAATCAGATGTAAGATGGCAGGAATCACGTCTTACCTTTGCATTACCACTGGATGATGCTAACATAGATCAGGCACTTTTCGGACCCCGTGTTTTTACAGATATCGTACAAGAGTCCACAGAGCTATTTACACTGTCTCACCTGCTGGAGAACCAcacagggaggggggagggggggcttcTAACCCCAGGTTCAGAAGGGGGTCAGATGTACATGTGTGCAGATACCATGCCATCTTCCAAAACTGAGAAGAAAAGGCTTTGAAAGGTTGAAACTCAGTGTTTGCATGATTGAAACTAAGTTTTGAAGACATGGATAATGTTTTGATCGGTTAAAAAATCCAGGTTTTTCCAGATTAGAGGTGCAGGACAACAGGGCCCGAAAATCATCAGATTCACTATCTTGTAAATGTGTGgtcaacatttttgaaaaaaataaattaacaggCTGTTATAAGAGTGCAAGTGTACAttcgtttcaaaataaagatttgcCCTTTCAAAACTCAAGTTTCCACGTTTCAGTTTTTCCAACGTACGTGCACCAGTTTTCAGATCACCATTTACAAGGTTTCAAACCTGGGGAACAAACTGTTGATTGTATTGGAGAAACTCTGTAAAATAGTTTTGAAGAGGGAAACTCAAATAATTTCCCAGCCTATAAAAACATGCACAGCCTCAAAACTTCATTTCGACCATGcaaagcatttatttttatcagatCTCAAGTTTCAacctttctttttcagttttggaaCGTGGCATGACATTTATCCCATACATGTGTATGCCAGTGTCTGAtttgtttccgtgtgtgtgtgtgtgtgttgtggcgTGCAGGGCTCAAGCACTTTAGGTGAGTCCATCCTTCCTTCTAAAGTcctccctcctcgctctcctccatGACGACGACGTCCCGTGAAAACCTCCTCACGACGCCCGGCGACCTCAGCTCCACATCCTCAGAGTGGGCGGGGCTCGAGGGGTACCCGCGGCGATCGTGCACTGATGGGGGAGGCGGCTGGGGGTAGTACTGAGGGGGGTAAACACGATGGTAGTAGGggtcctgctcttcctcttcttctccctcctcctcctcttcgtcctcgcCTCCTTGGTCGTTGTTGTAGGGGGGATTGTAGGACTGGTAGCCGCCTTGAGGCAGGGGTTGGACTGGGTGGTGGGAATAGGTGGGGTCAGTTTGAGGAGCACAGCAGGGAAGGGCAGCATGCACAGGTTGAAATTTGAACTACACAGCaggtttaaatgattttaaactgCTAAGGATTATTATCTTGTATCATTGACCTCGGGACCCTAAGATAACGTCCAAAAGATCGGCTTAGTAAGAAAGTCGGTTAATGAAATCAGAGGAACATTATGTCTTTATCACATAGTGTCCAGATGTGATCATTTcccacaaatgaaaacatcacatctgAGTTGGGTTAGGGGCAAAATTTAGATTTCCAGCTTCCAGTATAAGAGATGCACAGATAGAAGAGGTTGGTTAGTGATGAATGCAGCCGACCAGCATCAAAGCAATTCATCAGTATTTAGCTGAGATTAGCTTTGAAGAGATTTGAGCTCAAAGCGGGGGTGAAGAGGAGGCTGTCGCAGCGAAGCATTGTGTGCACGAGTGTTTGTTGACAGATGGCGCCGCCATCTCCGGTGGTGCTCGTCATCACAGCAGTGGATTGTTTGGGAAGTAAGCTCATCCATTTTTGTCTCAAGAGGATGAAACAAACAGCTTAACGGTTCCATCAAGAAATTCAGCTGATGGTGGAAATCTATCATATCAAATCATGGGCTTAAAAGAAAAATCGTATGTGTATGTTTCTAAAAACTTGCATGTGAACCAAGCCTGGAGTTAAAGTTGCTAaaaattattttctccattaagaaggctttttaaaagttgcaatttaataaaaatgggTGGAAAACTCTGATTCGTTGCCCTCAAAAATTCATGATGATTTCACTACTGCAAAAATGAAGTATATGTAAAACTAATGGGTGAAAACGAAGAAAAACCCCCACTGCTGCAGGGATTAGAGGTTAAACATTGGGGCCAGGAGTAATTATCCATCCCAAGAAATATGGAGGCCTTGAAAGAATCATTGAATTTGTCAGTTTTCAATCTGATGCACAGGTGCcacagagtgagggagggagggagatgagcacaggaggaggaggaggaggaggaggaaggttggAGAATGCTCCTCAGTAATCATTCCCATAGTCCTGTTGAACTTCagtgaggaagacgaggagacggagggaggggaacacagggaggtgggggaaaaaaaagtcagagaGAAGATGTTACCTTAtatcaggagaaaaaaaaccaacgACACCAAAGAGTTAAACCTCTCAAACCGCACCGACGGACACTTTTCCAGCTGTCGGGTTGTGGTTTTGGAGGTAGAAAAAATTGTCTTGGactctgcgtctctctctcttacaggaggaaaacacacaaaccggGACCAATCCTCACAGAAGATTCAGCATGGATAAATATAAAGACATTCATATAAAATGTTTGGGAAGAGGGAAAATGTGCCAGATCcctatttctctttctttacaaGAGAAAGTTCAAATAGAGATTTCcgacacagaaaacagaaac
Above is a genomic segment from Hippoglossus stenolepis isolate QCI-W04-F060 chromosome 8, HSTE1.2, whole genome shotgun sequence containing:
- the LOC124852265 gene encoding Y-box-binding protein 1-like gives rise to the protein MAAPSFKFQPVHAALPCCAPQTDPTYSHHPVQPLPQGGYQSYNPPYNNDQGGEDEEEEEGEEEEEQDPYYHRVYPPQYYPQPPPPSVHDRRGYPSSPAHSEDVELRSPGVVRRFSRDVVVMEESEEGGL